The following proteins come from a genomic window of Candidatus Woesearchaeota archaeon:
- a CDS encoding glycosyltransferase family 9 protein, which yields MNWNRNCRSFKGIQACEISKTEGYYSCEKCEFYEPIKTKILIIKLGAIGDVLRTTPLLEAIKEKYGYESSITWLVKEESKTLLYNNPNIDRILVYNPENILRLQIEKFDVVLSLEIDLPGSAIATLVKAKPKYGFFLNEDGYPTCYNKKAEYYLTRAFSDKINKENKKTYQEMMFDVAELKYNKQDYSFNLTEKDLKYAEDFKKKNEITKPLIGINVGAGGRWQNKEWGQENIINLIEKIPSKYQVILLGGEREEVLKNKILQKVKAIQNESNNSIREFASVINLCDKVITGDTLALHLALALKKKVIGLFLCTPANEVEGYERLEKIESKLIQDNYYSDIYNPELCKSISVEQVLKELK from the coding sequence ATGAACTGGAACAGAAATTGTAGGAGTTTTAAGGGAATTCAGGCTTGTGAAATATCTAAGACTGAGGGTTATTATAGTTGTGAAAAGTGTGAGTTTTATGAACCTATAAAGACTAAAATCTTGATCATTAAATTAGGTGCAATTGGTGATGTTTTAAGAACTACTCCTCTGTTAGAAGCAATAAAAGAAAAATATGGTTATGAATCCTCAATAACTTGGTTAGTTAAAGAAGAGAGTAAAACTTTATTATATAATAATCCAAATATTGATAGAATTTTAGTTTATAATCCAGAAAATATTTTAAGATTGCAAATTGAAAAGTTTGATGTTGTTTTAAGTTTAGAAATAGATCTTCCTGGAAGTGCAATTGCAACTTTAGTAAAGGCAAAACCTAAATATGGATTTTTCTTAAATGAAGATGGATATCCAACTTGTTATAATAAGAAGGCTGAATATTATTTAACAAGAGCATTTTCAGATAAAATAAATAAAGAGAATAAAAAAACTTATCAAGAAATGATGTTTGATGTTGCAGAATTAAAATATAATAAACAGGACTATTCTTTTAATTTAACTGAGAAAGATTTGAAATATGCTGAGGATTTTAAAAAGAAAAATGAAATAACTAAACCTTTAATTGGGATTAATGTTGGTGCTGGTGGAAGATGGCAAAATAAAGAATGGGGACAAGAAAATATAATCAATTTAATTGAAAAGATTCCAAGTAAATATCAAGTAATTTTATTGGGCGGAGAAAGAGAAGAAGTCCTAAAAAATAAGATATTACAAAAAGTTAAAGCAATTCAAAACGAAAGTAATAATTCAATAAGAGAATTTGCAAGTGTAATTAATTTATGTGATAAGGTTATAACTGGAGATACTTTAGCATTACATTTAGCTTTAGCATTAAAGAAGAAGGTTATTGGTTTGTTTTTATGCACCCCTGCAAATGAAGTTGAAGGTTATGAAAGATTAGAAAAAATTGAAAGTAAATTGATACAAGATAATTATTATTCTGATATTTATAATCCTGAATTATGTAAAAGTATAAGTGTCGAGCAAGTTTTAAAAGAGTTAAAATGA
- a CDS encoding NUDIX domain-containing protein yields MNLVVNAIVKRGNHFLIIKRSSKDEIHPEKWSFPGGKLEEGETILEALKRELKEEVCLDIGDDLIYIADYSYIRKDKSNILGISFLVKSFNSNVKKGKEIQDFKWVTVEELSKYKVTGSLEEEMLKALSKDLT; encoded by the coding sequence ATGAATCTAGTTGTTAATGCAATTGTTAAAAGAGGAAATCATTTTCTTATAATTAAAAGAAGCTCTAAAGATGAGATTCATCCTGAAAAATGGAGTTTTCCGGGTGGCAAGTTAGAAGAAGGAGAAACTATTTTAGAAGCTTTAAAAAGAGAATTGAAGGAAGAAGTTTGTTTAGATATAGGTGATGATTTAATTTATATTGCAGATTATAGTTATATTAGAAAAGATAAAAGTAATATTTTAGGTATTTCTTTTTTAGTTAAGAGTTTTAATTCTAATGTAAAAAAAGGTAAAGAAATCCAAGATTTTAAATGGGTAACTGTTGAAGAACTTAGTAAATACAAAGTTACAGGTAGTTTAGAAGAAGAAATGTTAAAAGCTTTGTCTAAAGATTTAACTTAA